In Corylus avellana chromosome ca2, CavTom2PMs-1.0, the following proteins share a genomic window:
- the LOC132172528 gene encoding non-specific lipid transfer protein GPI-anchored 16-like — translation MDTAILATLLLISAISVNGQISTPCTTSMLSSFTPCFNFITGSTNNGSTPTTGCCASLQTLMSTSVDCACLLITANVPVQLPINRTLALSLPRACNMASVSAQCKASGSPLPSPGPISFGPAQPPPSIAASPFSPRASKAEALAPAPESETPASPPVEAEAPTTTSTPAKRPVLTPSTSAPSSVYPAPLLLLLLGAMIFKSF, via the exons ATGGATACTGCAATATTAGCAACTCTTTTACTCATTTCTGCAATATCGGTTAACGGGCAGATTAGCACACCATGCACGACGTCAATGCTCAGCAGCTTCACCCCATGTTTTAACTTCATTACCGGAAGCACCAACAACGGCTCAACACCGACAACGGGCTGTTGTGCTTCGTTGCAGACGCTGATGAGCACTAGCGTGGACTGCGCTTGTCTTCTTATAACTGCCAATGTCCCTGTTCAACTACCCATTAACCGAACTCTagctctctccctccctcgagCCTGTAACATGGCCAGCGTGTCCGCTCAGTGTAAAG CCTCTGGTTCTCCTCTACCTTCTCCAG GTCCTATCTCATTTGGACCAGCTCAGCCACCTCCATCTATAGCGGCTTCTCCTTTTAGTCCACGGG CTTCTAAAGCAGAGGCTCTAGCTCCGGCACCGGAATCTGAAACACCAGCATCTCCACCGGTGGAAGCAGAAGCCCCTACAACAACTAGTACTCCAGCAAAACGACCAGTGCTGACACCATCGACATCTGCTCCATCTTCTGTATACCCAGCACCTCTCCTACTACTACTTCTAGGAGCTATGATTTTTAAGTcattctaa